A window of the Methanomassiliicoccales archaeon genome harbors these coding sequences:
- a CDS encoding amidohydrolase family protein, producing the protein MSNKKGTDCLGISLDAAILNATVITVDDKMSKAEAVGILNGRIAAVGTNEEIKPMIGKNTKVIDAKGKTVVPGFHDSHMHPLLVGHFARGVHLTDVKDIPEMLERIKEKVKETPKGEMVLGFGWNQERMAERRYPTRWEVDSVAPDHPVFLIHWNAHIYLINTMLMKQKGITRDTPDPPGGTIVKDEKGEPTGVLLENAIDLIAPGFLETGAGLFSYEQSKAALKFCVDRAAEWGLTSIVDILAGDAQVKAYQELEAEGNLPVRVNFYLGYQYLDYLIKTGIMSGFGTSKVRLAGAKMIVDGSLSSHTAALRLPYVDMPETKGVMRVEPEEIHAFVDKATKHGIRVDIHALGDAAIETVLKIFRETLGKYKVRDPRFKISHCIIHAPDLIRQFKEMNIIANVQPVFVMKGQHWIPRLVGPEREKYAHPYRSMMEAGIHMCSGTDAPIETMNPIMNIYAAAVRKDPQGVPEGGWHPEQCVPVEQALRMVTIEGAYATGEEKVKGSIEVGKYADLVILTDNPLEVKPDDIKNIKVLLTMVGGDVVYSKMA; encoded by the coding sequence ATGAGTAATAAGAAAGGAACTGATTGTCTAGGCATCTCTCTTGATGCTGCGATACTAAACGCCACGGTGATCACCGTGGATGATAAAATGTCAAAGGCGGAAGCCGTGGGTATACTCAACGGTCGAATCGCCGCCGTTGGAACCAATGAAGAAATAAAGCCAATGATTGGAAAAAATACCAAGGTGATAGACGCCAAAGGAAAAACTGTCGTTCCGGGCTTCCATGATTCGCATATGCATCCACTGCTCGTAGGTCATTTTGCGAGAGGTGTGCATCTTACTGACGTCAAAGATATACCAGAAATGCTTGAACGGATAAAGGAAAAGGTAAAGGAAACGCCGAAAGGTGAGATGGTTCTGGGGTTTGGGTGGAATCAAGAACGCATGGCAGAAAGACGTTACCCAACAAGATGGGAAGTAGATAGCGTGGCACCCGATCATCCCGTGTTTCTTATTCACTGGAATGCGCACATTTACCTAATCAATACCATGCTCATGAAGCAGAAAGGAATTACGCGTGACACGCCTGATCCGCCAGGAGGAACTATTGTTAAAGATGAGAAGGGTGAACCAACGGGTGTGTTGCTTGAAAATGCGATTGATCTCATAGCCCCCGGTTTTCTCGAAACAGGTGCTGGCTTGTTCAGTTACGAGCAAAGCAAGGCAGCCCTGAAGTTTTGCGTAGATAGAGCTGCAGAATGGGGTCTTACCTCAATTGTTGACATACTTGCTGGTGATGCGCAGGTGAAAGCATACCAAGAGCTTGAAGCAGAGGGTAATTTGCCCGTTCGCGTTAACTTCTATCTTGGCTACCAGTATTTGGATTACCTCATCAAGACGGGTATAATGAGCGGTTTTGGGACTAGCAAGGTCAGACTGGCAGGGGCGAAAATGATCGTTGACGGATCGCTAAGTAGTCACACTGCCGCATTGAGATTACCGTATGTTGATATGCCAGAAACAAAGGGAGTCATGCGGGTTGAGCCCGAAGAGATTCATGCTTTCGTGGATAAAGCGACCAAACATGGAATTAGAGTAGATATTCATGCTTTAGGCGATGCCGCTATTGAAACTGTTCTGAAAATATTCCGCGAAACGCTTGGGAAATATAAAGTCAGAGATCCGAGATTTAAGATCAGTCACTGCATAATACATGCACCAGATCTCATCAGGCAATTCAAGGAAATGAATATAATTGCCAACGTTCAACCCGTATTTGTAATGAAAGGCCAACATTGGATACCGAGACTCGTTGGCCCAGAAAGGGAAAAGTATGCTCATCCTTACAGATCGATGATGGAGGCCGGCATCCACATGTGTTCAGGAACAGATGCACCCATAGAGACGATGAACCCGATTATGAATATATATGCGGCTGCAGTGCGGAAAGATCCGCAAGGTGTTCCAGAAGGTGGATGGCATCCAGAGCAGTGTGTGCCTGTGGAGCAAGCATTACGAATGGTGACCATTGAAGGAGCGTACGCAACAGGGGAAGAAAAGGTTAAAGGATCCATTGAAGTAGGAAAATACGCTGATCTTGTGATACTAACCGACAACCCTCTTGAAGTCAAGCCAGACGACATCAAGAATATCAAAGTGCTTCTCACGATGGTTGGTGGCGATGTAGTATATTCGAAAATGGCATAG
- a CDS encoding acetyl ornithine aminotransferase family protein, whose amino-acid sequence MSEEKLNRISIVVEPPGPKAKEIIERDKKYLATTNKVIPVVAKRGQGSYVEDVDGNVYLDFQSGIAVNNTGHCHPKVVEAVRRQVGELIHFPGILLSQNIEGEVAKKLNEITPGDFVKKVYFMCSGAGAIDSAIKVARWATGRPRNIAFIGAFHGKSIGALSLTASRTAYRKGFFPEMPGVLHVPFAYCYRCPYKMSYPECDIYCAKILDELYLQKFIPPEEVAAIFVEPIQGEGGYIVPPLPWMKEIKKICEKYGILFVADEVQSGFGRTGKWFAIEHFDVVPDIMVVAKGIASGLPMSACIFNEKYDIKQPGAHATTFGGNPVTCAAALATIEAIEEEGMLENATKQGTYMLKRLNEMKENYEILGDVRGIGLMTAIEIVKDKKSKAPAPDERNKICIDAMKRGLLILFCGPSSIRIIPPLNIKREEIDIAMEIVDQLLKENDKR is encoded by the coding sequence ATGTCAGAGGAGAAGCTTAACCGAATTTCAATCGTCGTTGAGCCACCAGGTCCAAAAGCAAAAGAAATTATCGAAAGAGACAAAAAGTATCTGGCTACAACAAACAAAGTTATACCTGTTGTCGCAAAGCGGGGTCAGGGATCCTATGTGGAGGATGTTGATGGAAATGTCTATCTTGATTTTCAGTCTGGAATAGCCGTCAACAATACGGGACATTGCCATCCAAAGGTCGTGGAAGCTGTACGGAGGCAGGTCGGAGAGCTTATCCATTTTCCTGGTATACTTCTTTCTCAAAATATCGAAGGCGAAGTGGCTAAAAAATTAAACGAAATTACACCAGGAGATTTCGTGAAAAAGGTCTACTTCATGTGTAGCGGTGCTGGCGCAATTGACTCAGCTATAAAGGTTGCAAGATGGGCAACTGGAAGACCAAGGAACATAGCATTTATTGGTGCCTTTCATGGAAAATCCATTGGAGCGTTGAGTCTCACGGCAAGCAGGACCGCTTATCGGAAAGGATTTTTCCCAGAAATGCCAGGGGTTCTGCATGTACCATTTGCTTATTGCTATAGGTGCCCGTACAAAATGTCGTACCCAGAATGTGATATTTACTGTGCCAAGATCCTTGATGAACTTTACCTCCAAAAGTTTATTCCACCTGAAGAGGTTGCTGCAATATTTGTCGAACCAATCCAGGGCGAAGGTGGTTATATAGTCCCTCCGCTTCCCTGGATGAAGGAGATAAAGAAAATTTGTGAAAAATATGGAATTCTCTTTGTTGCCGATGAAGTTCAATCTGGATTTGGAAGAACGGGCAAGTGGTTTGCGATTGAGCACTTCGATGTAGTCCCTGATATCATGGTTGTGGCAAAAGGAATCGCTTCTGGTCTGCCAATGAGTGCATGCATTTTCAATGAGAAGTACGATATCAAACAGCCTGGTGCTCATGCTACGACATTTGGCGGCAACCCTGTTACCTGTGCTGCTGCCCTTGCGACAATCGAAGCAATCGAAGAGGAAGGTATGCTGGAAAACGCAACAAAGCAAGGGACTTACATGCTGAAGCGTTTGAATGAAATGAAAGAGAATTACGAAATCCTAGGCGATGTGCGCGGCATAGGGCTTATGACAGCTATCGAAATCGTGAAGGACAAGAAATCAAAAGCACCAGCTCCTGATGAACGCAATAAGATATGCATCGATGCAATGAAGAGAGGGCTTCTCATATTGTTCTGCGGTCCAAGCAGTATACGAATCATTCCGCCACTGAATATTAAGAGAGAAGAGATTGATATTGCGATGGAGATTGTGGATCAGTTGTTAAAGGAAAACGACAAACGCTAG